A single region of the Stenotrophomonas sp. Marseille-Q4652 genome encodes:
- a CDS encoding division/cell wall cluster transcriptional repressor MraZ, which yields MAVPTAYRDLVARAGNRLVLTYNPFEAGCLWLYAEAEWERVRDSVMAQPNTQRVVRTLQQKLVGSAAHLELDANARVSLPASHRAAVGIEKKAVLMGMGGKFELWSEQAHRALIQQTLSDEDLAGGLLDLTL from the coding sequence ATGGCGGTTCCCACCGCTTATCGCGACCTTGTCGCGCGCGCCGGAAACCGCCTGGTCCTGACCTACAACCCGTTCGAGGCCGGCTGCCTGTGGCTGTACGCCGAAGCCGAGTGGGAACGGGTCCGCGACTCCGTCATGGCCCAGCCCAACACCCAGCGCGTGGTGCGCACCCTGCAGCAGAAGCTCGTGGGTTCGGCCGCGCACCTGGAACTGGATGCCAATGCCCGCGTCAGTCTGCCCGCCAGCCATCGTGCTGCCGTGGGCATCGAGAAGAAGGCGGTGCTCATGGGTATGGGTGGCAAGTTCGAACTGTGGAGCGAGCAGGCTCATCGCGCACTGATCCAGCAGACATTGTCTGACGAGGATCTGGCCGGTGGGTTGCTCGACCTGACGTTGTGA
- the rsmH gene encoding 16S rRNA (cytosine(1402)-N(4))-methyltransferase RsmH encodes MRGEAQAGHLPVSQPSAHLPVLYTQVLEGLQVTENGTYLDGTFGRGGHARGVLQKLGQKGRLLVMDKDPEAIAVAERDFAPDPRVSIFRSSFADLLHWDATADGLDGVLFDLGVSSPQLDVAERGFSFGKDGPLDMRMDPDSGESAAQWLARAEEREIADVLWTYGEERASRKIARAIVAQREKTPLTRTAQLAELINQVVPRGKDKSNPATRSFQAIRIHINRELADLEAGLDAAVARLKPGGRLAVISFHSLEDRIVKQYFNKLAKAPPSNRRLPEQQAFVPTLSLVGGAIKADEDELAANPRSRSAVLRVAQKLEVRA; translated from the coding sequence GTGCGCGGGGAAGCGCAGGCCGGTCACCTCCCGGTGTCCCAGCCGTCGGCCCATCTGCCGGTGCTGTACACGCAGGTCCTCGAAGGCCTGCAGGTGACCGAAAACGGAACTTATCTCGATGGCACGTTCGGGCGGGGCGGTCATGCCCGTGGCGTGCTGCAAAAACTGGGCCAGAAAGGTCGACTGCTGGTGATGGACAAGGATCCCGAGGCGATTGCCGTGGCCGAGCGCGATTTCGCGCCGGACCCGCGCGTGTCGATCTTCCGCAGCTCCTTCGCCGACCTGCTGCACTGGGACGCCACCGCCGACGGCCTGGATGGCGTGCTGTTCGACCTGGGCGTGTCCTCGCCCCAGCTGGACGTGGCCGAGCGCGGCTTCTCCTTCGGCAAGGACGGCCCGCTGGACATGCGCATGGACCCGGACTCGGGCGAGAGCGCCGCGCAGTGGCTGGCCCGCGCCGAGGAGCGCGAGATCGCCGACGTGCTGTGGACCTACGGCGAGGAACGCGCCAGCCGCAAGATCGCGCGTGCGATCGTGGCCCAGCGCGAGAAGACCCCGCTCACCCGCACCGCGCAGCTGGCCGAGCTGATCAACCAGGTCGTGCCGCGTGGCAAGGACAAGTCCAATCCGGCCACCCGCAGCTTCCAGGCCATCCGCATCCACATCAACCGCGAGCTGGCCGACCTGGAGGCCGGGCTCGACGCGGCCGTGGCCCGGCTCAAGCCCGGTGGCCGGCTGGCGGTGATCAGCTTCCACTCGCTGGAAGACCGCATCGTCAAGCAGTACTTCAACAAGCTGGCCAAGGCGCCGCCGAGCAACCGCCGCCTGCCAGAACAGCAGGCCTTCGTGCCGACGCTGTCGTTGGTTGGCGGCGCGATCAAGGCCGACGAGGACGAGCTGGCAGCCAACCCGCGTTCCCGCAGCGCGGTGCTGCGCGTGGCGCAGAAGCTGGAGGTGCGCGCATGA
- a CDS encoding CocE/NonD family hydrolase — MHRTAKRILASATLLLAATTAWAGDYSKRYERIDSFDGTALGAVVLEPKNQGAGPFPLVVMPASWSLPNLEYVGRAAKMAGDGYIVVSYTSRGFWDSAGQIDIAGPATVEDVSAVIDWALANTRANQNAIGASGISYGAGVSLLAAGCDPRIKAVAALSGWTDLQESLYANATPSKQGILLLGGAGVLTGRPGPELSAVINASLRGDFHGAVNSVLPVAAERGARSELANINRNRTAVLLANAYNDALFPPGQLVSFYNGLAGPRQLIFSHGDHATAEIPGALGLDNAVYDATTRWFDHHLKGSANGVPGEPSVRLATTGGQWLGFANWGAVQANPVRYGLTKPTGLLSPTGSLASAHANGWQHGITTALPTVADSGVVMISGLAQGLGLPTTASLPLVSRVGAAVWTGPALSRKSVLAGAPSLRLTVTPSQSEVTLFAYLYSVNALGAGELLSYKPYTLTGSAGKARTLEIEMEATAAEIAAGRRLALVIDTTDPRYADRTRALGSVTFSSPASAPSELRVPLH, encoded by the coding sequence ATGCACCGTACGGCCAAACGGATCCTTGCAAGTGCGACCCTGCTGCTCGCTGCCACCACCGCCTGGGCGGGCGACTACAGCAAACGCTACGAACGCATCGATAGCTTTGACGGCACGGCGCTCGGCGCCGTGGTGCTGGAACCGAAGAACCAGGGCGCCGGCCCGTTCCCGCTGGTGGTGATGCCGGCCAGCTGGTCGCTGCCCAACCTCGAATACGTTGGCCGCGCGGCGAAGATGGCCGGCGACGGCTACATCGTGGTCAGCTACACCTCGCGGGGTTTCTGGGATTCGGCCGGCCAGATCGACATCGCCGGTCCTGCCACGGTCGAGGATGTGTCGGCGGTGATCGACTGGGCACTGGCCAATACCCGGGCCAACCAGAACGCGATCGGTGCCTCGGGCATCTCCTACGGTGCCGGCGTCAGCCTGCTGGCTGCAGGATGCGACCCCCGCATCAAGGCCGTGGCCGCACTCAGTGGCTGGACCGACCTGCAGGAATCGCTGTACGCCAATGCCACCCCGAGCAAGCAGGGCATCCTGCTGCTCGGCGGCGCCGGCGTGCTGACCGGCCGGCCCGGCCCGGAGCTGTCGGCGGTGATCAACGCTTCGCTGCGCGGGGACTTCCATGGCGCGGTCAACAGCGTGCTGCCGGTGGCCGCCGAGCGCGGCGCGCGCAGCGAGCTGGCCAACATCAACCGCAACCGCACCGCGGTGCTGCTGGCCAACGCCTACAACGACGCACTGTTCCCGCCGGGCCAGCTGGTGTCCTTCTACAACGGCCTGGCCGGCCCCAGGCAGCTGATCTTCAGTCATGGTGACCACGCCACTGCGGAGATCCCCGGTGCGCTGGGCCTGGACAACGCGGTCTATGACGCGACCACGCGCTGGTTCGACCACCACCTCAAGGGCAGCGCCAACGGCGTGCCGGGCGAACCCTCCGTACGGCTGGCGACCACCGGCGGCCAGTGGCTGGGCTTTGCCAACTGGGGCGCGGTGCAGGCCAACCCCGTGCGTTACGGCCTGACCAAGCCTACCGGCCTGCTGTCGCCGACCGGCTCGCTGGCCAGCGCCCACGCCAACGGCTGGCAGCACGGCATCACCACCGCGTTGCCGACCGTGGCGGATTCGGGCGTGGTGATGATCAGCGGCCTGGCCCAGGGCCTGGGCCTGCCGACCACCGCTTCGTTGCCGCTGGTCAGCCGCGTGGGGGCGGCGGTGTGGACCGGTCCGGCGTTGAGCAGGAAGTCGGTGCTGGCCGGAGCTCCCAGCCTGCGGCTGACGGTGACTCCGAGCCAGTCGGAAGTGACGCTGTTCGCCTACCTGTACAGCGTCAACGCACTCGGCGCCGGCGAGCTGCTGAGCTACAAGCCGTACACGCTGACCGGCAGCGCCGGCAAGGCGCGCACGCTGGAAATCGAGATGGAGGCTACCGCGGCGGAGATTGCCGCCGGCCGCCGGCTGGCGCTAGTCATCGACACCACCGACCCGCGCTATGCCGACCGCACCAGGGCGCTGGGTTCGGTGACGTTCTCCTCGCCGGCCTCTGCGCCGTCGGAGCTGCGCGTGCCGCTGCACTGA
- a CDS encoding FAD-linked oxidase C-terminal domain-containing protein gives MTVLPAVLDQHLSQLLGGGWRTDEAALQAHAQDNSWRHALPQAVAMPAERSQVQALVRACREHGVPLVARGTGTGTTGAAVPSAGGIVLSFARMNRILALRPQDRCAVVEPGVLNGDLQHALSPHGLFWPPDPSSAEICSIGGNLATNAGGPRAVKYGTSRDNVLGLVAVTGTGELIECGGPWTKDATGYDLTHLLVGSEGTLALIVEATLKLAPRPRAQAGLRVLYRDADCAAAAVSRVMAQPVTPAMLEFMDARSLELLRLNGAQVPQAGAMLLVEADGDDDTLPYALNALASAAEGEGLLELDVATDGSARDRLWAARRALSPALRSIAPGKINEDVVVPVSRIPELVAGVQTLSAEFTLPIVTFGHAGNGNLHVNILYHPEDPDENARAHAALPRVFELTLGLGGTLSGEHGIGLSKRDFMDRAFNPATLATMRAIKAALDPDGILNPGKVLPPG, from the coding sequence ATGACCGTCCTGCCCGCCGTTCTCGACCAGCACCTGTCGCAACTCTTGGGCGGTGGCTGGCGCACCGATGAAGCCGCGCTGCAGGCGCACGCGCAGGACAACTCCTGGCGTCACGCCCTGCCACAGGCAGTGGCGATGCCGGCCGAACGCAGCCAGGTACAGGCGCTGGTGCGTGCCTGCCGCGAGCATGGCGTGCCGCTGGTCGCGCGTGGCACCGGCACCGGCACCACCGGCGCGGCGGTACCCAGCGCCGGCGGCATCGTGCTCTCGTTCGCGCGCATGAACCGCATCCTCGCGCTGCGGCCGCAAGACCGCTGCGCGGTGGTCGAGCCGGGCGTGCTCAATGGCGACCTGCAGCACGCGCTTTCCCCGCATGGCCTGTTCTGGCCGCCGGATCCCTCCAGCGCCGAGATCTGCAGCATCGGTGGCAACCTCGCCACCAATGCCGGTGGTCCGCGCGCGGTGAAGTACGGCACCAGCCGCGACAACGTGCTCGGCCTGGTGGCCGTGACCGGCACCGGCGAGCTGATCGAATGCGGCGGGCCGTGGACCAAGGACGCTACCGGCTACGACCTGACCCACCTGCTGGTCGGCAGCGAGGGCACGCTGGCGCTGATCGTGGAGGCGACGCTGAAGCTGGCGCCGCGGCCGCGCGCGCAGGCCGGGCTGCGCGTGCTCTACCGCGATGCCGATTGCGCGGCCGCGGCGGTGTCGCGGGTGATGGCGCAGCCGGTGACGCCGGCAATGCTGGAATTCATGGATGCGCGCAGCCTGGAACTGCTGCGGCTCAACGGCGCGCAGGTACCTCAGGCCGGCGCGATGCTGCTGGTCGAGGCCGACGGCGACGACGACACCCTGCCCTACGCGCTCAATGCACTAGCCAGCGCCGCCGAAGGCGAGGGCCTGCTGGAACTGGACGTGGCCACCGATGGCAGCGCGCGCGACCGGTTGTGGGCGGCGCGGCGCGCGCTGTCGCCCGCGCTGCGCAGTATTGCCCCGGGCAAGATCAACGAGGACGTGGTGGTGCCGGTGTCGCGCATCCCCGAGCTGGTGGCCGGGGTGCAGACGCTATCGGCGGAGTTCACCCTGCCGATCGTCACCTTCGGCCATGCCGGCAACGGCAACCTGCACGTCAACATCCTGTACCACCCCGAGGATCCGGACGAGAACGCCCGCGCCCACGCCGCGCTGCCGCGGGTGTTCGAGCTGACGCTGGGGCTGGGTGGCACGCTGTCGGGCGAACACGGCATCGGGCTATCCAAGCGCGACTTCATGGACCGCGCGTTCAATCCGGCCACGCTGGCGACGATGCGCGCGATCAAGGCGGCACTCGATCCGGACGGCATCCTCAACCCCGGCAAGGTGCTGCCGCCGGGTTGA
- a CDS encoding penicillin-binding protein 2, protein MNSSGRARTRTQFNLRQRLLWVGVGLGLCSVTLVGRAAYVQLVNSDFYQRQGEARYLREVPIPTSRGMITDRNGEPVAVSTPVASIWVNPQELLRHPDRIPELAQALRIPADELGTRLSQKADKEFMYVRRRINPDEAERIVGLKIPGVFSQREFRRFYPQGEAMAHVLGFTNIDDRGQEGLELAFDDWLRGKPGVKKVIRDRKGAIVESIDLVRAAEPGKDLTLSIDRRIQFLAMRELRNAVTAHKASGGSVVVMDVATGEVLAMANLPTYNPNAVGNAKPDARRNRAVTDLVEPGSTMKPLTVATALQAGVVSPATIIDTNPGYMALGRYTIKDVPRNNGVLDVTGVITRSSNIGAAKIVDKVPNQTFYDSLRNFGYGVAPQSGFPGEAAGMLAPPGRWNGLQKATMSYGYGLNVTPLQIAQAYAALGNGGKLIPPTFIKGQRNEARQVIDPKIATDVVRMMETVVTQGGAKQAGILGYHVAGKTGTARKAGPGGYVRNHYNSLFAGVVPATNPRFATVIVVNDPQGGTYYGGLVSAPVFHHVMEGALRLMDVPPDDIQSWLAAQASGKIGHAASILPTAPEAQDLPDPAAEFDAALPTAAAAPAQAQEARQ, encoded by the coding sequence ATGAACAGCTCCGGCCGCGCCCGTACCCGCACCCAGTTCAACCTGCGCCAGCGCCTGCTGTGGGTCGGCGTGGGCCTGGGCCTGTGCTCGGTGACCCTGGTTGGCCGCGCGGCCTACGTGCAACTGGTCAACAGCGACTTCTACCAGCGCCAGGGCGAGGCACGCTACCTGCGCGAAGTGCCGATCCCGACCTCGCGCGGCATGATCACCGACCGCAACGGCGAGCCGGTGGCGGTGTCCACGCCGGTGGCCTCGATCTGGGTCAATCCGCAGGAGCTGCTGCGCCATCCCGACCGCATTCCCGAGCTGGCGCAGGCGCTGCGGATCCCGGCCGACGAGCTGGGCACGCGCCTGTCGCAGAAGGCCGACAAGGAATTCATGTACGTGCGCCGCCGGATCAACCCGGATGAGGCCGAGCGCATCGTCGGGCTGAAGATCCCGGGTGTCTTCAGCCAGCGCGAGTTCCGCCGCTTCTACCCGCAGGGCGAGGCGATGGCCCACGTGCTGGGCTTCACCAACATCGATGACCGCGGCCAGGAAGGTCTGGAGCTGGCCTTCGACGACTGGCTGCGTGGCAAGCCCGGCGTCAAGAAGGTGATCCGCGACCGCAAGGGCGCGATCGTGGAAAGCATCGATCTGGTCCGTGCCGCCGAGCCGGGCAAGGATCTGACCCTGAGCATCGACCGCCGCATCCAGTTCCTGGCCATGCGCGAGCTGCGCAACGCGGTCACCGCGCACAAGGCGTCTGGCGGCTCGGTCGTGGTCATGGACGTGGCCACCGGCGAGGTGCTGGCCATGGCCAACCTGCCGACCTACAACCCCAACGCCGTGGGCAACGCCAAGCCGGACGCACGCCGCAACCGCGCGGTCACCGACCTGGTCGAGCCTGGCTCGACGATGAAGCCGCTGACCGTGGCCACCGCGCTGCAGGCCGGGGTGGTCTCGCCTGCCACCATCATCGACACCAATCCGGGCTACATGGCCCTGGGCCGCTACACGATCAAGGACGTACCGCGTAACAACGGCGTGCTCGACGTGACCGGCGTGATCACCCGCAGCTCCAACATCGGCGCGGCCAAGATCGTCGACAAGGTGCCGAACCAGACCTTCTACGATTCGCTGCGCAACTTTGGCTATGGCGTTGCGCCGCAGAGCGGCTTCCCGGGCGAGGCCGCCGGCATGCTGGCGCCGCCAGGGCGCTGGAACGGCCTGCAGAAGGCGACGATGTCCTATGGCTACGGCCTCAATGTCACCCCGCTGCAGATTGCCCAGGCTTATGCCGCGCTCGGCAACGGCGGCAAGCTGATCCCGCCGACCTTCATCAAGGGCCAGCGCAACGAGGCGCGCCAGGTCATCGATCCGAAGATCGCCACCGACGTGGTGCGGATGATGGAAACGGTGGTCACCCAGGGCGGCGCCAAGCAGGCCGGCATCCTCGGCTACCACGTGGCCGGCAAGACCGGTACCGCGCGCAAGGCCGGCCCGGGCGGCTATGTGCGCAACCACTACAACTCGCTGTTTGCCGGCGTGGTGCCGGCGACCAACCCGCGCTTTGCCACGGTGATCGTCGTCAATGACCCGCAGGGCGGCACGTACTACGGCGGCCTGGTCTCCGCACCGGTATTCCACCACGTGATGGAGGGTGCGCTGCGGCTGATGGACGTACCGCCGGACGACATCCAGTCGTGGCTGGCTGCGCAGGCCTCGGGCAAGATCGGCCACGCCGCCAGCATCCTGCCGACCGCGCCGGAAGCCCAGGACCTGCCCGATCCGGCCGCCGAGTTCGACGCCGCGCTGCCCACCGCCGCGGCGGCGCCGGCCCAGGCGCAGGAGGCGCGCCAGTGA
- the rsmI gene encoding 16S rRNA (cytidine(1402)-2'-O)-methyltransferase, translated as MSSATLYVVATPIGNLGDLSPRAQEVLRSVAAVCAEDTRHTRPLLAHFGINKPLLALHDHNEDSIAGRIVARLLGGESLALVSDAGTPLVSDPGFRLVRAARAAGVKVSPVPGACAAIAALSVAGLPSDRFLFEGFLPAKSGARRERLQRLASETATLVFYESSHRIAESLADMAAVFGGERPAVIARELTKLFETVLDGSLQDLLARVDADDNQRKGEFVVMVQGVGDDEAARLAEGRRLYARLNEHLPPSAAAKLAAELSGAPRKALYGQGGSD; from the coding sequence ATGAGTTCCGCCACGCTGTACGTCGTTGCCACGCCGATCGGCAATCTCGGGGATCTTTCCCCGCGCGCGCAGGAGGTACTGCGCTCGGTGGCGGCGGTATGCGCCGAGGACACCCGGCACACGCGGCCGCTGCTGGCCCACTTCGGCATCAACAAGCCGCTGCTCGCTCTGCACGACCACAACGAGGACAGCATCGCCGGCCGGATCGTCGCCCGCCTGCTGGGTGGCGAGTCGCTGGCGCTGGTCAGTGATGCCGGCACCCCGCTGGTCAGCGATCCCGGCTTCCGCCTGGTGCGCGCGGCGCGCGCGGCCGGGGTCAAGGTCAGCCCGGTGCCCGGTGCGTGCGCGGCAATCGCTGCGCTGAGCGTGGCCGGGCTGCCGAGTGACCGTTTCCTGTTCGAGGGCTTCCTGCCGGCCAAGTCCGGCGCGCGTCGCGAGCGCCTGCAGCGGCTGGCCAGCGAGACCGCGACGCTGGTGTTCTACGAATCCTCGCACCGCATTGCCGAGTCGCTGGCCGACATGGCGGCCGTATTCGGCGGCGAGCGTCCGGCGGTGATCGCGCGCGAGCTGACCAAGCTGTTCGAAACCGTGCTTGATGGCTCGCTGCAGGACCTGCTGGCGCGGGTCGATGCCGACGACAACCAGCGCAAGGGCGAGTTCGTGGTGATGGTGCAGGGCGTGGGCGACGACGAGGCTGCCAGGCTTGCCGAAGGCCGTCGCCTGTACGCAAGGCTCAACGAGCACCTGCCGCCGTCGGCTGCGGCCAAGCTCGCTGCCGAACTCAGTGGCGCCCCGCGCAAGGCACTGTACGGCCAGGGTGGCAGTGACTGA
- a CDS encoding penicillin-binding protein activator codes for MNKPVARISALSLSLLLFAGCATTSVQPAASPARQASLALIEQGNAREAAQQLEAQASQVRGATRSQLLADAAFAWLTAGDAARARTLLAQVQPRQLSGPSLQRFQLTNAELALADGQPAQALQALASTVEQVPQPLQARWYLASAQALEGTGRAFDAAAARARAQLPTAERGDNQKAITRLLASVDDATLRSRTAALPAGEPLYNYAGRALISRGLPLPRPFDRDAQARLDTSKWPPADRDGYRPPAKLAVLLPLSGNLATAAAPVRDGLLAGYYAETRRRPEITFIDTKGTPFGAGNAYDRAVSEGADFIIGPLGRDEVEALFAREQLPVPVLALNRGKDLPPAGSAGFSLAPEDDGIMAAEYLVSRERSRAVVISSSDDTGRRAAASFAQRFVERGGQVLATLTVSDNPADIGAQLRQAGNADAVLLAVRGNQARALAPQLAMAGLSGASRVGTSQLLSGTGKAEEDMTLDGIAFPTEAWTARGVSGLPNATTLAGSLPTARGGAARLFAFGHDAWQLTAHLEKLANAPEGGIRGATGTLQLDGFGNVLRLPAWSTFSGGRPIPIADGR; via the coding sequence ATGAACAAGCCAGTCGCACGCATTTCCGCCCTGTCGCTGTCGTTGCTGCTGTTCGCAGGCTGCGCCACCACCAGTGTCCAGCCCGCGGCCTCGCCTGCCCGGCAGGCCTCGCTGGCCCTGATCGAACAGGGCAACGCCCGCGAGGCCGCGCAGCAGCTCGAGGCCCAGGCCAGCCAGGTACGCGGTGCCACGCGCAGCCAGCTGCTGGCCGATGCGGCCTTTGCCTGGCTCACCGCCGGTGACGCAGCGCGCGCCCGCACGCTGCTGGCGCAGGTCCAGCCGCGCCAGCTTTCCGGCCCCAGCCTGCAGCGCTTCCAGCTGACCAATGCCGAGCTGGCGCTGGCTGATGGCCAGCCCGCCCAGGCGCTGCAGGCGCTGGCCAGCACTGTCGAACAGGTACCGCAGCCGCTGCAGGCGCGCTGGTACCTTGCCAGCGCCCAGGCGCTGGAAGGCACCGGCAGGGCGTTCGACGCCGCCGCGGCACGCGCCCGTGCCCAGCTGCCGACCGCCGAACGCGGCGACAACCAGAAGGCGATCACCCGCCTGCTGGCGTCGGTGGACGATGCCACCCTGCGCAGCCGCACTGCCGCCCTGCCGGCCGGCGAGCCGCTGTACAACTACGCCGGCCGCGCCCTGATCTCGCGCGGGCTGCCGTTGCCGCGCCCGTTCGACCGCGACGCCCAGGCCCGTCTGGACACCAGCAAGTGGCCGCCGGCCGACCGCGACGGCTATCGCCCGCCGGCCAAGCTGGCGGTGCTGCTGCCGCTCAGCGGCAACCTGGCCACCGCCGCCGCGCCGGTGCGCGACGGCCTGCTGGCCGGTTACTACGCCGAGACCCGCCGCCGCCCGGAAATCACCTTCATCGACACCAAGGGCACGCCCTTCGGTGCCGGCAACGCCTATGACCGTGCGGTCAGCGAGGGTGCGGACTTCATCATCGGCCCGCTCGGCCGCGACGAGGTCGAGGCACTGTTCGCCCGCGAGCAGTTGCCGGTGCCGGTGCTGGCGCTGAACCGTGGCAAGGACCTGCCGCCGGCCGGCAGCGCCGGCTTCTCGCTGGCGCCGGAAGACGACGGGATCATGGCCGCCGAATACCTGGTCAGCCGCGAGCGCTCGCGCGCGGTGGTGATCAGCAGCAGCGATGACACCGGCCGCCGCGCCGCCGCCTCGTTCGCCCAGCGCTTCGTCGAACGCGGCGGGCAGGTGCTGGCCACCCTCACCGTCAGCGACAACCCGGCCGACATCGGCGCGCAGCTGCGCCAGGCCGGAAATGCCGATGCGGTGCTGCTGGCCGTGCGCGGCAACCAGGCCCGCGCACTGGCGCCGCAGCTGGCGATGGCCGGCCTGTCCGGTGCCAGCCGCGTCGGTACCTCGCAGCTGCTGTCGGGCACCGGCAAGGCCGAGGAAGACATGACCCTGGACGGCATCGCCTTCCCGACCGAAGCCTGGACCGCACGCGGCGTGTCCGGCCTGCCCAATGCCACCACGCTGGCGGGCAGCCTGCCGACCGCCCGCGGCGGTGCCGCGCGCCTGTTCGCCTTCGGCCACGACGCCTGGCAGCTCACCGCGCATCTGGAAAAGCTGGCCAATGCGCCGGAAGGCGGCATTCGCGGCGCCACCGGCACCCTGCAGCTGGATGGCTTCGGCAACGTGCTGCGCCTGCCGGCGTGGTCCACCTTCAGCGGCGGGCGGCCCATACCGATCGCCGATGGCCGCTGA
- the ftsL gene encoding cell division protein FtsL → MSRLLLVVLLACTIASAIGVVYMRHRHRQLFVELSRLEHARDELNIDFGRLQLEQATLAQATRVDQVARGRLGMKFPEAADIVVVRP, encoded by the coding sequence ATGAGCCGCTTGCTGCTGGTCGTGCTGCTGGCCTGCACCATCGCCTCGGCGATCGGCGTGGTCTACATGCGCCACCGCCATCGCCAGCTGTTCGTCGAGCTGTCACGTCTGGAGCATGCACGCGACGAACTGAACATCGATTTCGGTCGGCTGCAGCTGGAGCAGGCCACCCTGGCCCAGGCCACCCGCGTGGACCAGGTGGCCCGTGGCCGCCTCGGCATGAAGTTCCCGGAAGCGGCCGACATCGTGGTGGTGCGCCCATGA
- a CDS encoding NRDE family protein, protein MCLVGLVWKSHPRWRLLMAGNRDEFHARPTAALQAWVESGGQVLAGRDLRSGGTWMGASPDGRAAVVTNFRDPLARPEGPSRGALVATYLARSMGAADQAGALLARAPAYPPFNLLLADAESCHFLSNHPLQDRALEPGIHGLSNGALDAPWLKTRRLLTAMAEWREDGGDDLTRLWQALADETRAADPELPDTGVGLELERRLSPSFIRGPEYGTRASTLLGIDHHGHGFIHEKRFGAEGRFLSETRLEFGGEQD, encoded by the coding sequence ATGTGTCTGGTCGGCCTTGTCTGGAAATCCCACCCCCGCTGGCGGCTGCTGATGGCCGGCAACCGCGATGAGTTCCACGCACGTCCAACCGCCGCGCTGCAGGCCTGGGTTGAATCGGGGGGACAGGTCCTGGCCGGGCGCGACCTGCGCTCGGGCGGGACGTGGATGGGGGCCAGCCCCGACGGCCGCGCTGCGGTGGTGACCAATTTCCGAGATCCGCTGGCCCGCCCCGAGGGGCCTTCGCGTGGCGCGCTGGTGGCCACCTATCTGGCCAGGTCGATGGGCGCAGCCGACCAGGCAGGAGCATTGCTTGCGCGCGCTCCGGCGTACCCGCCGTTCAACCTGCTGCTGGCCGACGCTGAAAGTTGCCACTTCCTCAGCAACCACCCGCTACAGGATCGCGCCCTGGAACCCGGGATCCATGGCCTGTCCAACGGCGCGCTGGATGCGCCCTGGCTCAAGACCCGGCGGTTGCTCACGGCGATGGCGGAATGGCGGGAGGATGGCGGAGACGACCTGACACGGCTGTGGCAGGCGCTGGCCGACGAGACACGCGCCGCCGATCCCGAGCTGCCGGATACCGGCGTGGGCCTGGAGCTCGAGCGGCGGCTGTCGCCGTCCTTCATCCGCGGCCCTGAGTACGGCACACGCGCCAGCACCCTGCTGGGCATTGATCACCACGGGCATGGGTTCATCCACGAGAAGCGCTTCGGCGCGGAAGGCCGATTTCTGAGCGAGACCCGGCTCGAGTTCGGCGGGGAACAGGACTGA
- a CDS encoding YraN family protein yields MAADRQQRGAAVEAAALAHLQAAGLRPLAGNVRYRGGELDLVMFDGPALVFVEVRYRRSSAFGGGAASVDLHKRRRLLQAAQLFLASHPQHAQAPCRFDVVEADGEPPRLHWIRDAFRADDC; encoded by the coding sequence ATGGCCGCTGACCGGCAGCAACGCGGCGCGGCGGTGGAAGCCGCCGCCCTTGCCCACCTGCAGGCCGCGGGACTTCGGCCGCTGGCCGGCAACGTCCGCTACCGCGGTGGCGAACTGGACCTGGTGATGTTCGACGGTCCGGCACTGGTGTTCGTTGAAGTGCGTTACCGGCGCTCGTCCGCGTTCGGCGGTGGCGCCGCCTCGGTCGACCTGCACAAACGCCGGCGACTGCTGCAGGCCGCCCAACTGTTCCTGGCCAGCCATCCGCAGCATGCGCAGGCCCCGTGCCGTTTCGACGTGGTCGAAGCCGACGGCGAGCCACCGCGCCTGCACTGGATCCGCGATGCGTTCCGCGCCGACGATTGCTGA